In Capsicum annuum cultivar UCD-10X-F1 chromosome 8, UCD10Xv1.1, whole genome shotgun sequence, the genomic window TGCAATGCTGCAGACATGCTCCCCGAATTACCTTGGACCAACTGTCGTTGATGATTAGATGCAGACTTAAGAAGAGCCATTCTATTGGGATCGATAAGAGGTGAAGTTGTCTTTGAGATCGATAAGAGGTGAAGTTGTCTTTGAGTCCAAGGAATGAGGGTGCTTCATTTGTTCCTAGTATATTTTCATGGCCAAAACACTGGCAGATGGTTGCCCCATCATGCCTTCAGAGTTCATAGCATTTATAGGACCACCAAGAGAGGGATTTTGATCCCTTCGCTGTAACTGGGCATTTCGTTGTTGCATGAGTTGCAACTACTGGATCTGTAGTTGTTAATGCTCCCTTGCTTCTGTTGCGTCTCTATGTACGCTGCTGCTGCTTCAAAATGTTTTTCATTTGTCCGTGCTATGAAAATGTCCCAAAACACGAACCACCATTCAAAAAGTAACCCTCCAGGTGCATCAATGGCAACGGGATCCATAGCAACCTTTCCTTCCGTCATGAACGCTTTCTCAGCttcagaattattttttttatttacatctGAATTTTCAGGGTTATAGTCATCATCCTTCGAGTCATCCGATGGAAGTCTAGAAATATCATCTAACTTCTCCCCAGACGCAGCAGCAGCTTCCTTGGGATATACTTTCTCCCAGCTGTCAGTGACGGAAAGGTCTGTTCCTTGACGATCATTAAGTAAGTCAATGCAATCAACTTTGCAATCGCAACCAGGAAAAAGCCAGCCTTCATCATCAAGTGGAATGTCTTCTTTTAGCAGAGATGGCTCCTCACACAACTCGTGAAATCCACGCTCTTCTTCCAATGAATTTAATGAGAAACTTCTGCCTCTCATGTTGACTTTAAGTAGGTCTTGTCCAGATGCTTCCTTGATCAAGCAATGTTTATCTTCGAAATACaatttgaaacctttttctaataATTGACCAACACTTAAACAAATTCTGGTCCAAATCGGGTACATAAAGAACATCAGAAATTGTTTTAGTGCCCGATTGTGTTTCAATTGTAATCGTTCCCATTCCTTTTGCTGGAATATAACCACCATGGTCGATTCTAACTTTTGTAACTTTAGTAGGCCTCAAATCTTTAAAAAGATCTTTATCGCAAGTCATATGATTTGTGCATCCACTATCGATCAACCACGACTCGCTTGAGACACTGCTTGTTAAACATGATGCGACAAAGAGTTGATCTTCTTCCTGTTCATCAACAACTCGAGCCTCTGCATCTTGCTGCTGAGTTTTGTTCTTGCAGATGATCGTTTCATGCCCAAGATGATTGCACTTAGCGTTAGGCCTCTTCCAACACTTGAAAGGTGCATGTCCGAGCTTGCCGCAATGCTTACAAGGAGGGTAGTTTCCTTTGAAACCAcctgttttgtttttgttgttgtgcatTGCACCTTCTTCATCAGTTGTTGGTTGgtactttttattcttcttcttcatagaaCGTCCATCATCGTGATGCTTGGCTGGTAAGGCACCTTCGACAGCTCCTCCTTGTCTCATAACACGTCGTTGCTCTTGCGCTTGAAAAGCACTTAAGAGCTCTGCAAGTGTGATCTTAGACAAGTCCTTAGTATTTTCTAAGGTTGTTATGGTAGCCTTAAATCTTTCAAGTACCGTTACTAGGATTTTTTCAACGATTCTTGAATCATTGAAAGTGGAACCCAAGAATCTAATGCGATTTGCTAAATTAAGAAGTCTGTCAGAGTACTCCTTTATGGTTTCACTTTCTTTCATCCTTTGCAGCTCAAACTCACGTACCAGATTCATCACTTGCATCCGTCGAATCCTTTCATCTCCTTTATACTTAGTCTTGAGATAATCCCATACCTCTTTCGTTGATTGCAGAGACATGATACGAGTCAAGATGTTAGATGAAACTGCAGTAAATAAGCATGCCAGTGCCTTTGATTTCCTGGCTTTCCTCTCCTTGTGAGTTTTAATCTACGCCACCGTTGGATTGTCCGGCAAGGGAGCTATCTCGTATTCATCTTCAACAATTTCCCAGAGATCCAAAGCTTGCAGATATATCCGCATTCTAACTGTCCAGATTTGATAATTTTCTCCATCGAAAGTTGGAAGTGCcattgaagaaaaatttgtttCTCCGTTCATGGTATCCACTAGATCAGATTGATGCAAACACTCACAGATCCCTTAAGAtaaaagctttgataccaattgatgataaagaaatggaccttgggcctaactcaacctcaaaagctagctcatgaggggaggattacccaagaccatataaggagaccaaggaccctttcacccaccaatgtgggactccaacacccccaccccccaccccaccctaccCGCACGCCAAGGGCTGGACATCTGGAGCATGAATAATATAAGACGAGGGGCCCAACATCGAAAATAATGAATTGGGTGGGCccgactctgataccatgataaagaaatggaccttaggcctaactcaacctcaaaagctagctcatgaggggaggattacccaagaccatataaggagaccaaggaccctttaacccaccaatgtgggactccaacaTCCTTAATAATCAGTCAACTGTCAAGATtctaagtagccgtttggccatagaaattttttccttttttccgaaaaattatttcactttagtgaaaaaaagaaaaaacactctgtttggccatgaattttccaactccggaaaattatttggaaaagtaaaaacaagttttacttgttttcacttttttcactcatacttctcacaaaatttcaaaaacaactctaatttatattcatggacgaacacaacttcaactccaacttcatcttcaactccaactccggaaaaagtaattttcatggccaaacggggccTAAATggtagaaaaactattttttgggCTAACAAATGGATGGGTGCGAACAATTGCTGAAATGTGGTTGCAACAAGGATGGGATTTGGTCCTGAGAAGAAATCTAAAATGACTGGGAAATTCCTAGAATGATTGACCTTTACAAGCTACTGGAGAGTTTTCAAGGAAAACAAACTGGTGAGGATTATTTATGGTGGCATTGGCACAACAAAGGTAGATATAGGGTAAAGGAAGGATATAAACAGACAAGTCTTAGTGATAATCAAGTCTTCAAATGGCCTTGGAAGCACATCTAGAGAGTCAAAGTGCCACATAAAGTGACATGCTTTACTTGGCTGCTAGCCAATGAAGCAGTTATGACTTTGGATAATGTCGCTAAGAGATGTATCTCTCTATGCAACAGGTGCTCCCTTATGTGGCAAGGATACAGAGACAGTGAGACACCTCTTCCTACACTGCAATTTCACTAACCAGCTGTGGCAGATTTTCCTTAATCTCAGAGGCATTTCCAGCAGTATAGCTAGTAAGATTGATGAGACTCTAATTCAGTTGGGAGGAGGCTGGAGTTGGGGCTACAAACAAAGAAATATGGAGCATGATCCCTGCTTGTATATGATAGACTATATGGAGATAGAAATGATAGATGTTTTGAGAATAGAGACAACAACCCACAGGAAGTCGAGCTTAAatgtagtttgttgttttgtttatcaaaaaaaaataggctttcaaactcaatttttcaaatctttcaaCAGCTCAAAGATCTAAAGACtagtttgagtttttgaaagatttGAAGAACTGAGTCCCACAATCTTCAAAAAGGGAAGTCCTTTCTCTTTCTGGAAAACATAGAGAGTTGCAAAGACTCAAAGCTGAGTTTGAAAAACTGAAATTCAGTTACTGCAAATTTCAAACAAACACACCAAATTCTTTCAAGAATTATCATTAATCAAGTTAACATGCTTCATCAGTCTGTTCGAGATAAACTGTTTGTCAGAAGTAGTTCGAAATGAAAGGCgatagaaggaaaaaaataaacagTAAATTAAGTGAGGAACTCAACCAGATGCCTGGTTCACACTACAAACAACAGTTAAAAGTGCTGACCGTCTAGCTTCATCATCCCGCCGTTTGGCATCCATCTCTTTGGTCGGAGGATACTTTGGAAGACTAGAGGGATCACAAGCATATGGCTCTGTATTGAAGAACTGCAGAAATTGAACTGTATTAACCATAGAAGAAGGCAACATTGTATAAAAACAAGTCAAACACGTTACTTAAAATGATATGTTCAGGTTAGAGAAGAACAGAGACTATCACAAAATAACACATGCTATACAAATGGGAGGTTATTGACTTTTTTCTTTTACACCAACATCAAGCTACAGAGCTTCCTAATGTAAAAAAGCGCAATGATAGAAcccaaacccatctgaactagtTTATATCTCACAGAAAGCATAACTTTTGTACAGCCATAACAGGAAAAACTTATGGAAATCTCTGCCACCACTTGATAAATCACTGCAAGCACATCTATTTTAGTATCTATCACATGATAAGGCTCTTAAACATGCTAATCTCTCCCAGAAAATGGAGTTAATAACCCCAAGATATTATCATTAAAAAACATATTAAAGATTCTGTCATCAAAAGATGGTTGGCAGTGAAAGGAGAACAAGATAACTGAGTAGAATAAAACAATTTGGAAACAGAAAATACTCACTTCGCTTTGTAATGCATCGGTTGCTGTCTTGCGTTCTGCAGGATCAATTGCAAGTAATGTATCAATCAGGGGAAGTGAAGACTGAGGAAAATCTTTAAAAGTCTCTCTAATGCATCGTCTGTAGGGGTCTCGGGGCTTGAAAAGTGTGGCATTTGGCAACTTGGACTTCTTCCAATACTCCTCTGATGGTGAGCCACAGAGTTTATATATCTTATGCAGTTGTTCTACCTTGGTGAcagaaaaaattattgttaaTAACTCATgcaggaaaataaaaataatcctgTGTGAACTTGAAATTCTATAGGTTGTGgacttgaaatatcaaaataaatgctAATTAGACGATCTACCCGATATGGTATTCCtgattgaaaaaagaaatatacgATAGGCAATCTAAAGCTACTGACAAGAAACAGTATCAATTTAACGCTAAACACGAACTCTCCACAATtctctttcaattttaaaatgaCGTAATATGGAAATATCATCCTTATAAACATTGTTAGGTTTTTGTCCAGTAAGAGCAAGTAAAACGCATTGTCTTTCACAGAATTAACTAAGTAGTACTAGCAGAGAAGATATGCACTCGACCTAGCAGAGATGATATGCACTCAGGCCTAGCAGAGATGATATGCACTCGATCTATTTAACCTCCAAAATTAGCAATATTAACAGAGGTGATATGTACTCGACCTAATTGTTCACAAGATGGAACTTAGATACTCTTTATCATTAAAGATAGTAACCAGCTATAGAGGGTTCCTTTTTGAAACTCAGATTCTTAGAGAGTTCATTTTCCATGAGAAAATAGATTATCCTAGCCAACTCTGCTGAATTTTGCATGTTGATACAATGGGCCCTGCAAATAGCATTAAGTCGCTTAGTTTGGGTTACAAGAATCCCTTGCAAACTACAACAATTCGTAACATATTAAGTCACCAGATACCACCAGAGAAAAGTTGCCTTGGTCTACCCACCCCTTAGCCTACCAAAATCCACACACCAGTCTCTAGCACGTGGATCAGGGACAGTCACGGCCTACCCTATTCCCATCACTCATGTTGGCCATTATTATTTggctcttctttttttcttttcggaTAAAGTTCTATACATCCTAAGTTTGAGTCAACCATTTCAGAACCAATCTAAGAGAAATCTGGAAATAGCTTGACTGATTCAAAGATTTCTCTATAATTACCAGGATTTGGATTAGAAAAATGTCATTGAAATGAAAAATGAGCAGAGATGGATCTCTCTTTAGTCAAACTCTACTTTCAAATGGATATATTAAGGTGTCATTTCCACGCCGAAGCCTCATTTTCACTCCTCAAAATCAGGTTCAAGAAAGAACAAAAAGATCAACAAAGCAAAAAAAAACTCCATCAGCATGGTGAAAACATAAGTTGTTAGATCTCTTTAAAGGTAAAACCCTAATAAAGAACATATTACTACTCCTGAGAGAAAAAAGGGCAATATAATTGATCCAGATAAAAGGATAATTTTAACACATAAGGATGAATAAGTAGAAGACTGGAagaaaaattaaggcaattatggGGATTACCTCAGTCCGACCAGGCATAATAGGTTTTCCAGCCAATAACTCAGCTAAAATGCAACCTGCACTCCATAAATCAATACCTGCACCATAATCAGTAGCACCTAGAAGCAGCTCTGGTGGTCTGTACCAGAGAGTAACCACTCGACTAGTCATTTGATGCTTATGATGAGGATCAAAAATAGTAGCCAGTCCAAAATCAGCGATTCTGAGAATGCCAGAATTGTCAAGTAGAAGATTGGACCCCTTAATATCGCGATGAAGCACATGACGATTGTGGCAATGCTCAAGACCAGACAATAGCTGATGCATGTAGCATTTAACCTGCAATAAAAGAACAATAATCAGCTAACATTAATTCTACAACTGAGGATAATCCAATTCACATCCCTCATTCTTCAAAGCAGAACTACTGCAACTCAGCACCCTACCTGTGCTTCTGTAAACTTGATCTCTGGACTTGCAGCGAGTCCAGCCAAATCATGTTCCATGTACTCGAATACCAGGTATAAACTACATGACATTCTTGAAGTAACCAAGCCTTCCAATTTGATGACGTTGGGGTGATCTAGCCGTCGCAAAATGATAATTTCTCTAGCCATAAATCTCACACTCTCAGGTTCTAGATTGTCAAAACGCACTTTCTTTAGAGCAACAATTTTACCAGTAATGGTGTCTCTTGCTTTGTAGACATTACTGTATGTCCCTTGGCCAATCTATtaagagaaaaagagaaggaTTGTTAACCATCAAAAGCAGAAATCTAATTCGGGGGAGCTAGAAATGTTTAAATAAATCTTAAAAGCTACCTTATCGATTTTCTCAAAAGTGTCAGCACGTCGTGGGAGCCAACCATCAATTGCTTCCCCAACATGAGCAGAGAGCCAGGAAGGCCATCCAGCAGCGACCTGCTCCCCATGTTTATGCTTCGGTGGATTACTTAGTCTTGGATCAGGCTTCGaccttctcttttctttcctaGGTTTTCCTTCATGCTCTGCCTTGTCATCCTTCTTAGTTACATCAGCTTCATTGGCTTCCACAGCTTCATCACCAACAGTTACATTTTCAGCCCCCTTGACCTCTACAGTTTCGGTGGATTCAACATTAACATTCTGACTCTTCTTCTCATGATTCACACCTTCCCTCTTCTCCTCCCTGCCGTTGTGTACTAAGCCCGATGAAACCTCTCGACCTAGAACACACCCCATCTTTCAAGTCTACACTTCATAACTCAACATTCTCATCGATTAACCAGCCAATTCCCACAAATCAACTCACAATCTACAACTTTAACCACCTACAATAACAATACAATTGTACATAATTAAATTAGCCAAGCAAGAAAAAAGAGTAAATCATTAAATTGGCTACAGAAGAGGAAAAACAGAACAGTAGATCATTAAATTAGCAATAGTTGAGCTCCCTACTTAGCATCAAATCTTAAATACCCATAAAAAAAAGCCCCCCAACCTTGCCTACCCCATAAACAAGAAAAATCCAAACAAACAATTACTCTAATAATGCACAAAGTTTGTAACTTTTTTCAAGGGGAGGCAGTTGAACCAAATTACTACAGATTCAAGAATAGTCAACAGCTAATCACAAAAAGTCAGAACAGTAAACCCCTTATTCTCAGAAACTTACAcaaatcaacaatcaacaaaaactcaaaaaaacaaACCCAGCCTTTACTTGTTATACTACTTATCCATTTTCAGGGATAATTAGTCAACAAATAATCGCAGAAATAAAGAACAGTAAACCCCTTATTCTCAGTAACTTACACACataaacaatcaacaaaaaccaataaaaaaacaACCCTTTTACTTGCTTTACTAATTACCCATTTTCAGATTCACAGTCTCCACCCAAATCAATCTTTTTACTCGACCCAAAACAGAACCCACCAAGACCCACACTACAGCAACATACAAAACCACAAAAAACCCTAATACCCAAATTGACAAAGCTAGCAACACACACGTACACAAACATGAAAATGACAGTTTATATACAAGAAAAAGGGGGGTTAAGTAGAAATTACTTGGTGGGTTGATTAAATCTGAACCAAAATgagtaaagagagagaaaaaaaagttttatgtGGTGTGGTGGCAGTATTCAACGTTTGTTTGCATTGGTGTAAGACAAGAAAAGAGTATAATCATATAAAAGAATCAATCGGACAACTCACTAGTAAtctttttcaatatatataaattgagatatagGGGTTGGGGGTAAGGGGTGCGGGAGTATTTGCTCTACTGCAAGTCAAAACAATAGACTGTGGGGACACACAGAGAAGGGAAGGAGATGTGAGAGTTTTGGAATTAAGGGCGAGATTTTCtccaattaaactaaaataaatgggATTATTTAGTACTGAAAGTGGTCTTAAATCATAATTACATGAAATGATAATAGACCATTTTGTCCAAAAGCATAATTTAGCTTttcaatttgaaaagagattggctatttgatttttttatattccGAGCAAAACAATTgtctttttcttactattttttactccttttatttttatttatttgacatcttttttgaattgcatattttttttggtaaataaacaaATTTTATTACCAAAGTGAATGTTGGAGCTAAGGCTGTCAACGAACCGGAATGGTCGGACCGGTTTGACCGGATCTAAAACGGTACCGGAACCTCATTACCATTTTATAGTGCCGGAACCGGAATACCAAAAAATTACCTTTGTTCGGACCAGTCCGTTAGCTATCGATGTGGAACCGGATCGGACCGGAGCGATACCGGAACATTACCGGAATATTGCCTAACGTACTACAGTTTttgtttttaagttttaatttaaattataacttaatgggattaacttatatatatatatatatttaacttatatagtttatataatttattaacttttttataATTAAGTTTAAATTATCTTAAaaggttttaaattttaacttaaaaaatatatgttaagttaatataatatttttaataagtttaagaagttaaaagatTTCCTAACTTTATAAACTTAGATACTTatgtgatatattttttttccataattgcaacaaataaaagacaaattttaaaacaaaattaggcGAATAGccgttatatttattcaaatttcgcatgttgtacatttattacaaaGATATTAAATGAAAATCTAGTCTATACAGCCACCTTTTAGGAAGGGTTCTGTGTGAATTAGATCTCTATTGTAAAATCTTATTAATATCTAAATTGTCTATAATTTTTTTGGCATAACGTTTCTAATTCTTCGGCGGATAAATCCTCCGGAATTGGTCTATTTCCTTGTTCCTCCATtgcttccattccatcatcactattttcctcaaaaatttcatctatttcgTCTTCAATATGGGGCGGTAATTTGGGGAGCCCAAAATTTCTTCGTTCGGCATTGatccaatctctaaataatacCGAAATCTTCAAACTATCCCTTGCTAACGAATATCGATGATCTCCTATTATAAATCTTCCTGCGCTGAAAGCTTGCTCCGAAGCAACTGAAGAAGCTTGAGCTGATAACAAATCTCGAACCATCCTTGAAAGTTTTGCAAATTGTCTGATATGAGTCTTCCACCACGATAAAAGTTATTGTTTTCCAGTTTCATCTCTAATATTTTTCCGATTCTGCGAAAGATACGAATCAAAATCATTACTCCTACAACATTGAAGACCAAGTTTTTCGCTCATCTCGTCATCTAAATCATTAAATCTACATCTAGAAGTAGGAGGTTCAATTGAcccaatattttgttccataacttgatacaagttatataaACTCCTAGCTGTAGATACTATGCTAGCACAACAAGTTTTAACTGATGGCTTTTCATGAAGTCCAATTTCtaaattgttgtataattttcTAACCATCACTATACCATGTTCTTTATAAAATGAATTTAATAAATTAGTTGTTAAAAGAATTTGtggaatagaaaaataatatttttaaaatttttcaatcatagcttcaattgcctctttgttaggacatatttttttatattcaacaagtaatttagaaatagcagtaatagttactaaaacaaaagaaatagtTGGAGTATATTGAGCAGATACTGTGTTCGtagcttgataaaaagttttcaaaaatttacaaagttcttCTACTTCAGTCCAATCATCTTCATCTAGCATTAAATTAGCATCCTCATtataagaattataaactaattgtataggtTTACGATATATAACAGCAACTTCAAacatttgaaacaaaaaattCCATCTAGTAGGAATTTCTTTTGGACCTTTTCTATATGGAAGGCCACATTGTTGACATTTACGTTTAAAATCATCCATTAcaacatttcttttatttttaaatagataaCTACAAGCAATTCGCACTTTAAGACAACCATTTCCAAACAAATCAATACTATCAtgtactatcaaatttaaaatatgttcaGAACATCTAGTATG contains:
- the LOC107839488 gene encoding probable serine/threonine-protein kinase At1g54610 gives rise to the protein MGCVLGREVSSGLVHNGREEKREGVNHEKKSQNVNVESTETVEVKGAENVTVGDEAVEANEADVTKKDDKAEHEGKPRKEKRRSKPDPRLSNPPKHKHGEQVAAGWPSWLSAHVGEAIDGWLPRRADTFEKIDKIGQGTYSNVYKARDTITGKIVALKKVRFDNLEPESVRFMAREIIILRRLDHPNVIKLEGLVTSRMSCSLYLVFEYMEHDLAGLAASPEIKFTEAQVKCYMHQLLSGLEHCHNRHVLHRDIKGSNLLLDNSGILRIADFGLATIFDPHHKHQMTSRVVTLWYRPPELLLGATDYGAGIDLWSAGCILAELLAGKPIMPGRTEVEQLHKIYKLCGSPSEEYWKKSKLPNATLFKPRDPYRRCIRETFKDFPQSSLPLIDTLLAIDPAERKTATDALQSEFFNTEPYACDPSSLPKYPPTKEMDAKRRDDEARRLRAANKAPGDGAKRVRHRERARAGPAPDANAENQANIDRRRLITHANAKSKSEKFPPPHQDGGLGVPLGASHHIDPALVPPDVPFSSTSFTYSKEPVQNWSGPLVEPASAGGRRKKHTAGDAKKHLKRR